One window of Planktothrix serta PCC 8927 genomic DNA carries:
- a CDS encoding PIN domain-containing protein: MILYVETNLIMAIAKGQDKEAEEMLKHPPMGVNLIMPSLCYMEAIIALENERKQRTIFLNHLDIQINEESRNFGQDPSLLLTKLREAKLSYEKSLNDFHQCFVDGINLVCNCHQLNLIELRKDSIVKTFNQPIFKKDKQLRDNLILQCIIDHSQQYPSLQKALLTNNSKEFGKPDIKEILQEAGINKYFPKTADFLGWFRSQNSS, encoded by the coding sequence ATGATTCTCTATGTTGAAACTAACTTGATTATGGCAATTGCTAAAGGTCAGGACAAAGAAGCCGAAGAAATGCTAAAACATCCTCCGATGGGAGTTAATTTAATCATGCCTAGTTTATGTTATATGGAAGCGATTATTGCTTTAGAAAATGAGCGCAAACAACGAACTATATTTCTGAATCATCTTGATATACAGATTAACGAAGAAAGCCGAAATTTTGGACAAGATCCTAGTCTATTATTAACAAAATTACGGGAAGCTAAATTGTCTTATGAGAAATCGTTAAATGATTTTCATCAATGTTTTGTTGATGGAATTAATTTAGTTTGCAATTGCCATCAATTAAATTTGATTGAACTTAGAAAAGATAGTATTGTTAAAACGTTTAATCAGCCAATCTTTAAAAAAGATAAACAGCTTCGTGATAATTTAATTTTACAATGTATTATTGATCATTCCCAACAATATCCCAGTCTTCAAAAAGCATTGTTAACAAATAATTCTAAAGAGTTTGGCAAGCCAGATATCAAAGAAATTTTACAGGAGGCTGGTATTAATAAATATTTTCCTAAGACAGCAGATTTTCTAGGTTGGTTCAGAAGTCAAAATAGTTCTTAA
- a CDS encoding argininosuccinate synthase, whose amino-acid sequence MGRAEKVVLAYSGGVDTSVCIPYLKNEFGVKEVITLAVDLGQGDELGPVKQKALDSGAVESLVIDVQESFVKDYAFPAIQANALYENRYPLATALARPLIAKTLVEVAEKYGADAIAHGCTGKGNDQVRFDVSIGALNPKIKILAPAREWGMSREETIAYGEKFGIASPVKKSSPYSLDKNLLGIAIEAGPLEDPWTEPLEEVYAMTKPIAETPNEPEYIEIGFDTGVPISLNGETMNGVQLIGKLNEIAGNHGVGRLDMIENRLVGIKSREIYESPAMIVLINAHRDLESLTLTADVTRYKRGIEETYSQLVYNGLWYSPLKAALDAFIEQTQERVSGVVRVKLFKGNATIVGRKSSNSLYSHDLATYGSEDVFDHKAAEGFIYVWGLPTRVWSEKMRG is encoded by the coding sequence ATGGGTCGCGCTGAAAAAGTTGTGCTTGCTTATTCTGGTGGGGTGGATACTTCCGTTTGTATCCCCTACTTAAAAAATGAATTTGGCGTCAAAGAAGTGATCACCCTCGCCGTAGACTTAGGACAGGGCGATGAACTAGGGCCAGTCAAACAAAAAGCCTTAGACTCTGGTGCTGTCGAGTCCCTGGTTATTGATGTGCAGGAAAGTTTCGTTAAAGATTACGCTTTCCCGGCCATTCAAGCCAATGCGTTGTATGAAAACCGTTATCCCTTAGCAACAGCCTTAGCTCGGCCGTTAATTGCCAAAACCTTAGTGGAAGTCGCCGAAAAATACGGTGCTGATGCTATTGCTCATGGTTGTACCGGAAAAGGGAACGACCAAGTGCGGTTTGATGTCTCCATTGGTGCATTAAACCCGAAAATAAAAATTCTGGCTCCGGCGCGGGAATGGGGAATGAGTCGGGAAGAAACCATTGCTTATGGAGAAAAATTTGGCATTGCTTCCCCGGTGAAAAAATCCTCTCCCTACAGTTTAGATAAAAATTTGTTAGGGATTGCTATTGAAGCAGGGCCATTAGAAGATCCTTGGACAGAACCCTTGGAAGAAGTTTATGCGATGACGAAACCCATTGCTGAAACTCCCAATGAACCAGAATATATTGAAATCGGGTTTGACACCGGAGTTCCCATCAGTTTAAACGGGGAAACTATGAACGGGGTTCAATTAATTGGAAAATTAAATGAAATTGCCGGAAATCATGGTGTTGGGCGTCTTGACATGATTGAAAACCGTTTAGTAGGGATTAAATCACGCGAAATTTACGAATCTCCGGCGATGATTGTGTTAATTAATGCCCACCGAGATTTAGAAAGTTTAACGTTAACGGCCGATGTGACTCGTTATAAACGCGGCATTGAAGAAACCTATAGCCAGTTAGTTTATAATGGCTTGTGGTACAGTCCTTTAAAAGCAGCCTTGGATGCTTTTATAGAACAAACTCAAGAACGGGTTTCTGGTGTTGTGCGAGTCAAATTGTTTAAGGGAAATGCCACAATTGTTGGACGGAAATCTAGCAATTCTCTCTACAGTCACGACTTAGCAACCTACGGTTCTGAGGATGTATTTGATCACAAAGCGGCGGAAGGATTTATCTATGTTTGGGGTTTACCGACTCGCGTTTGGTCGGAAAAAATGAGAGGTTAA
- a CDS encoding tetratricopeptide repeat-containing S1 family peptidase, protein MGLGLFSSDSFLYLLTGTATVAAIVVSQSTIVMAKTAQQVAEIAAPITVQINSQLGDGSGVIIAKNGKTYTVLTVNHVVEDPNVQYSVRTYDSTNHPSLKVIRLQNDDQEPDLAIVQFESSQQYPVATLGNSEQAVIGVQIYVYGYPATGGLTGVEREPELSPGLVTSRPKNRPEGYNLRYQAVTWSGMSGGPVFDSEGRVVGLHGQGEFGFAQTSSGDVAPIKTGFNAAIPINLFMGELLETGLKSSDLVIDEKPPEANPVSLDHPQSYQAFYFQGLTLLDQGETWDAIDAFNQAIELNPNNPEAFFNRGIARTLLAAQIIEPTRAPNPIEDYTEAIRLNPGFADAYYNRALAYLELKDKIKAIADFQKAAELYEKLGRKTSYQDALDRLKELQ, encoded by the coding sequence ATGGGTTTAGGGTTGTTTTCGTCTGATTCTTTTCTTTATCTCCTAACAGGAACAGCAACGGTGGCTGCAATAGTTGTCAGTCAATCGACAATTGTAATGGCAAAAACGGCGCAACAGGTAGCGGAAATTGCTGCACCAATTACGGTACAAATTAATAGTCAGTTAGGGGATGGTTCGGGGGTCATTATTGCTAAAAATGGCAAAACTTATACGGTTTTGACGGTAAATCATGTTGTTGAAGATCCCAATGTTCAATATAGTGTGCGGACGTATGATAGTACAAATCATCCCAGTTTGAAGGTTATTCGCTTACAAAATGATGATCAAGAACCGGATTTAGCGATTGTTCAATTTGAGAGTTCTCAACAGTATCCGGTTGCGACATTAGGTAATTCTGAACAGGCGGTGATTGGTGTTCAAATTTATGTTTATGGATATCCCGCAACGGGGGGATTAACAGGTGTTGAACGGGAACCAGAATTATCCCCTGGATTAGTCACCAGTCGCCCGAAAAATCGTCCAGAAGGCTATAATTTACGCTATCAAGCGGTGACTTGGAGTGGCATGAGTGGGGGGCCGGTTTTCGATTCTGAAGGCCGTGTAGTGGGGTTACATGGACAGGGAGAATTTGGTTTTGCTCAAACCAGTTCCGGTGATGTGGCTCCGATTAAAACCGGATTTAATGCGGCAATTCCGATTAATTTATTTATGGGAGAATTATTAGAAACGGGATTAAAATCATCGGATTTAGTGATTGATGAAAAACCGCCAGAAGCGAATCCTGTATCTTTAGATCATCCTCAAAGTTATCAAGCGTTTTATTTTCAAGGATTAACGTTATTAGATCAAGGGGAAACTTGGGATGCGATTGATGCTTTTAATCAAGCGATTGAATTAAATCCTAATAATCCTGAAGCTTTTTTTAATCGGGGGATTGCTCGAACCCTTTTGGCGGCTCAAATTATTGAACCGACTCGCGCTCCCAATCCAATTGAAGATTACACCGAAGCAATTCGTTTAAATCCGGGTTTTGCTGATGCTTATTATAATCGAGCCTTAGCTTATTTGGAATTAAAGGATAAAATTAAAGCGATCGCCGATTTCCAAAAAGCAGCCGAACTCTATGAAAAATTAGGCCGAAAAACGTCCTATCAAGATGCGTTAGATCGTCTTAAAGAGTTACAATAA
- a CDS encoding glycosyltransferase family 2 protein, with translation MFLTVVIPTYNRLSILQKCLKALEKQQYHHPITNYEVVLVDDGSTDGTLIWLEENRLGFPHVRVFCQSHQGPAAARNLGVEQAQGEIIIFIDSDLVVTETFLQCHGDALAEGYKTSEKVFTYGRVINTCNFENPTSEPYKITDFSAAYFATGNVAIARHWLIEAGLFDHQFQQYGWEDLELGVRLKKLGLKLIKCPDAVGYHWHPAFSLEQLPKLIDREIQRGRMGVLFYQKHPCFEVKMMIQMTILHQILWGLLSLGGRLNEKTMAGFLQGLIDQGKPQLALEIARIFLNWYNVKAVYAAYNQLK, from the coding sequence GTGTTTTTAACTGTTGTCATTCCGACTTATAATCGTTTATCGATTTTACAAAAGTGTTTAAAAGCTTTAGAAAAACAACAATATCATCATCCTATTACTAATTATGAAGTGGTTTTAGTTGATGATGGTTCAACGGATGGAACGTTAATTTGGTTAGAGGAAAATCGGTTAGGATTTCCCCATGTTCGGGTATTTTGTCAATCTCATCAAGGCCCTGCTGCGGCTAGAAATTTAGGAGTTGAACAAGCGCAGGGAGAAATTATTATTTTTATTGATAGTGATTTAGTGGTGACAGAAACGTTTTTACAATGTCACGGGGATGCTTTGGCTGAAGGATACAAAACCTCAGAGAAAGTTTTTACCTATGGTCGGGTGATTAATACTTGTAATTTTGAAAATCCGACTTCTGAACCTTATAAAATAACGGATTTCTCGGCGGCTTATTTTGCGACAGGGAATGTTGCGATCGCTCGTCATTGGTTAATTGAAGCCGGATTATTTGATCATCAATTTCAACAATATGGCTGGGAAGATTTAGAATTAGGAGTTAGGTTAAAGAAATTAGGCTTAAAATTAATTAAATGTCCTGATGCTGTCGGTTATCATTGGCATCCAGCTTTTAGTTTAGAACAATTACCTAAATTAATAGATCGAGAAATTCAACGGGGAAGAATGGGAGTTTTATTTTATCAAAAACATCCCTGTTTTGAAGTTAAAATGATGATTCAGATGACCATATTACATCAAATTTTATGGGGTTTACTATCCTTGGGAGGACGTTTGAACGAAAAAACAATGGCTGGATTTTTACAAGGTTTAATTGATCAAGGAAAACCTCAGTTAGCGTTAGAAATTGCCAGAATATTTCTAAATTGGTATAATGTTAAAGCTGTTTATGCAGCTTACAATCAATTAAAGTAG
- a CDS encoding glutathione S-transferase family protein, with protein MPLGMLVDGQWTTEWTERDQQGRFNRMPTRFRNWIKADKSSEFRPELNRYHLYVCLACPWAHRTLIMRSIKGLNNAIGLSIVDPEMGDNGWEFSDNSGCIPDQVNGAKYLREVYLKANAQYTGRVTVPILWDKQKQTIVNNESREIIRMFDHEFQDYAESEINYCPESLKPKIDHTIDAIYEPINNGVYRSGFASSQLAYEEAVTELFQQLDHWETVLKTQRYLCGNQLTEADICLFTTLLRFDAVYHGHFKCNLRRIIDYPNLWNYLKDIYQYPGVKETCNLDHIKRHYYKSQTQVNPTRIVPNGPIIDFEEPHNRDRFLT; from the coding sequence ATGCCGTTAGGAATGTTAGTGGATGGACAATGGACAACGGAATGGACAGAACGAGATCAACAAGGTCGATTTAATCGAATGCCAACTCGATTTAGAAATTGGATTAAAGCGGATAAATCTAGTGAATTTAGACCCGAATTAAATCGTTATCATCTTTATGTCTGTTTGGCTTGTCCTTGGGCGCATCGTACCTTGATCATGAGAAGTATTAAGGGGTTAAATAACGCTATTGGTTTATCAATTGTTGATCCTGAAATGGGGGATAATGGATGGGAATTTTCGGATAATTCCGGTTGTATTCCAGATCAAGTGAATGGGGCAAAATATTTGCGCGAAGTTTACTTAAAAGCCAATGCTCAATATACTGGGCGAGTAACAGTTCCGATTTTATGGGATAAACAAAAACAAACTATTGTTAATAATGAGTCCCGTGAGATTATTCGGATGTTTGATCATGAATTTCAAGACTATGCTGAATCAGAAATTAACTATTGTCCTGAGTCTTTAAAGCCAAAAATTGATCATACAATTGATGCGATTTACGAACCGATTAATAATGGCGTTTATCGGTCGGGTTTTGCATCCTCTCAATTGGCTTATGAGGAAGCTGTGACAGAACTCTTTCAGCAGTTAGATCATTGGGAGACGGTTCTTAAAACCCAGCGTTATTTATGTGGAAATCAATTAACAGAAGCGGATATTTGTCTGTTTACAACGTTGTTACGATTTGATGCTGTTTATCACGGTCATTTTAAATGTAACCTCCGGCGAATTATTGATTATCCGAATTTGTGGAATTATCTCAAAGATATTTATCAATATCCGGGGGTAAAAGAAACTTGCAATTTAGATCATATTAAACGTCATTATTATAAAAGTCAAACCCAAGTTAATCCCACTCGCATTGTTCCTAATGGGCCAATTATTGACTTTGAAGAACCTCATAATCGAGATCGATTTCTAACTTAA
- a CDS encoding saccharopine dehydrogenase family protein — protein MNKQVLILGGRGRIGNSVAEDLAQYTSADITITGRKLKGNLALNPRFQVLELELEDQQKLEIAIANSDLVIHCAGPFHYRDTEVLQACIRQNVNYIDVSDNRGFTSRILEHSEAAKKAGVTAIINTGIFPGISNSMVRQGVEQFDQVEKIHLSYVVGGSGGAGITVMRTTFLGLQRPFEVWINGQWKIIKPYSERETIEFPPPYGKTGVYWFDMPECFTLVDSFPVKTVITKFGTVPDFYNYLTWSVAHWWPASWLQNPAVIEFLSHVSYRMTNVTDIGSGIGVAVRSCVTGIKQGKTVDFCSTIVHENTATIAGIGTGTIAELCLNGELQKPGVWPVEQVLSTPLFEAAMNNRGVNIQTS, from the coding sequence ATGAACAAGCAAGTTTTAATTTTAGGAGGTCGAGGACGAATTGGCAACAGTGTTGCTGAAGATTTGGCTCAATATACCTCTGCTGATATTACAATTACCGGACGGAAACTTAAGGGAAATCTTGCCCTAAATCCTCGGTTTCAGGTCTTAGAATTAGAGTTAGAAGATCAACAGAAATTAGAAATAGCGATCGCAAATTCCGATTTAGTCATCCACTGTGCAGGGCCCTTCCATTATCGAGATACCGAGGTGTTACAAGCCTGTATTCGACAGAACGTTAATTATATTGATGTTAGTGATAATCGTGGATTTACCAGTCGGATTTTAGAGCATTCTGAAGCCGCTAAAAAGGCTGGAGTTACTGCTATTATTAATACAGGTATTTTTCCGGGTATTTCTAATAGTATGGTGCGTCAAGGCGTTGAACAATTTGATCAGGTTGAAAAGATCCATTTAAGTTATGTCGTTGGGGGGTCTGGCGGTGCGGGAATAACCGTAATGCGAACCACCTTTTTAGGATTACAACGTCCGTTTGAAGTGTGGATAAACGGACAATGGAAAATTATTAAACCCTATAGTGAACGAGAAACCATTGAATTTCCTCCCCCCTACGGAAAAACAGGAGTTTATTGGTTTGATATGCCAGAATGTTTCACCTTAGTAGACTCTTTTCCGGTTAAAACTGTAATTACAAAATTTGGCACTGTTCCCGATTTTTATAATTATCTTACCTGGAGTGTCGCCCATTGGTGGCCTGCGAGTTGGTTACAAAATCCAGCCGTGATTGAGTTTCTATCTCACGTCAGTTATCGCATGACCAATGTTACGGATATTGGGAGTGGAATTGGGGTCGCTGTTCGGTCTTGTGTCACCGGAATTAAACAGGGGAAAACCGTTGATTTTTGTTCTACAATTGTTCATGAAAATACTGCTACAATTGCCGGAATAGGAACCGGAACAATTGCAGAATTGTGCTTAAACGGTGAACTCCAAAAACCCGGTGTTTGGCCCGTTGAACAAGTATTATCAACTCCCTTATTTGAAGCCGCGATGAACAACCGAGGAGTTAACATTCAAACCTCGTAG
- a CDS encoding carbohydrate ABC transporter permease, whose translation MSIFHPSSALSSIQWKKILLPLGVIFTILFCLAPVFWQLLTSFKTNAAISTVPNIYFPSLEQLTFQHYFSLGNQFIRYIFNSAFVSMISTLFCLMIGTPAAYALARLKLPGENLILALILLITLFPYILLFMGLLELVKFFQVGNNYLALIIPYTAINLPLTILILRSFFKQLPKDLEDSAKIDGFNTISMLLNIVLPLTLPALVTTGILTFIFAWNEFIFALTFITREDLYTIPVAVAQIGGASLLEIPYGPMAAATLAGTFPLVILVLIFQRRIVQGITAGAVKG comes from the coding sequence ATGTCAATTTTTCATCCCTCAAGCGCCTTAAGTTCAATTCAGTGGAAAAAAATATTACTCCCCTTGGGTGTAATTTTCACAATTTTGTTTTGTTTAGCTCCGGTTTTCTGGCAATTGCTAACTTCTTTTAAAACGAATGCTGCGATTTCAACCGTTCCGAATATTTATTTTCCTTCTTTAGAACAACTCACTTTTCAACATTATTTCAGCTTGGGAAATCAATTTATTCGTTATATTTTTAATAGTGCTTTTGTATCCATGATTTCAACCTTATTCTGTTTAATGATTGGGACTCCGGCTGCTTATGCCTTAGCTCGATTAAAACTGCCTGGAGAAAATCTAATTTTAGCGTTGATTTTACTAATCACCTTATTTCCCTATATTCTGTTATTTATGGGCTTGTTAGAATTAGTTAAATTTTTTCAGGTCGGGAATAATTATTTGGCGTTAATTATTCCCTATACAGCAATTAATTTACCCTTAACGATTTTAATTTTAAGAAGTTTTTTCAAACAACTTCCCAAAGATTTAGAAGATTCTGCCAAAATTGATGGCTTCAATACAATATCTATGCTATTAAATATTGTTTTACCATTAACCCTTCCCGCCTTAGTCACCACCGGAATATTAACTTTCATTTTCGCTTGGAATGAATTTATTTTTGCCTTAACCTTTATTACCCGTGAAGATTTATATACGATTCCGGTTGCCGTAGCACAAATTGGCGGAGCTTCTTTATTAGAAATTCCCTATGGGCCCATGGCTGCGGCTACCTTAGCAGGAACCTTTCCTTTAGTAATTTTAGTGTTAATTTTTCAACGCCGAATTGTTCAAGGAATTACCGCAGGAGCCGTCAAAGGTTAA
- a CDS encoding ABC transporter substrate-binding protein, which yields MKLKFSLFYQWGLTLLLVIIISSLTLKPAFSQQPVTVKVLVQALESTQWEPMIKSFHQTHPKIRLEVVKAPNNTNLVEDLYTSAYLLGDSPYDLAYMDVVWVQKFAAAGWLENLTEKVESEELNAYIQGDVEGGKYQDKLYRMPFRTDVGMLYYRKDLLQKAGLKPPKTFEDLINISKTIQDQNLAKWGYVWQGKQYEGLAAMFTEILQGYGGFWVNPQTQAIGLDAPESIEAVKFLRQTIKEAISPPGVTTYGEEETRRLFESGNTLFLRNWPYVYALASNSSIAGNYALQPMVHLPGKQSGACLGGWGFGISKSSKHQQEAWQVIEYFNQPAIQRQYFLETGYVPSRKSLFTDDILVNQYNYLPALLQGAENAVLRPPIPQYAQASDILQRYLSAALTGSKTPEQAMKAAADETRTLLNINL from the coding sequence TTGAAGCTTAAATTTTCATTATTTTATCAATGGGGTTTAACTTTATTGCTAGTAATTATTATCAGTAGCTTAACCCTTAAACCCGCATTTTCGCAACAACCTGTTACGGTTAAAGTCCTGGTTCAAGCTTTAGAGTCAACCCAATGGGAACCGATGATCAAAAGCTTCCATCAAACCCATCCCAAAATCCGTTTAGAAGTTGTTAAAGCCCCTAATAATACTAATCTTGTTGAAGATTTATATACCTCTGCTTATTTATTAGGGGATTCTCCCTATGATTTGGCTTATATGGATGTGGTTTGGGTACAGAAATTTGCAGCAGCCGGATGGTTAGAAAATTTAACCGAAAAAGTTGAATCTGAGGAATTAAACGCTTATATTCAGGGCGACGTTGAAGGAGGAAAATATCAAGATAAATTGTACAGAATGCCTTTTAGAACGGATGTAGGAATGCTATATTATCGAAAAGATCTATTACAAAAAGCGGGATTAAAGCCTCCTAAAACCTTTGAAGATTTAATCAATATTTCTAAAACCATTCAAGACCAAAATTTAGCGAAATGGGGTTATGTTTGGCAAGGAAAACAATACGAAGGATTAGCCGCCATGTTCACTGAAATTTTACAAGGATATGGAGGATTTTGGGTGAATCCTCAAACCCAAGCCATCGGATTAGATGCGCCTGAAAGTATAGAAGCCGTTAAGTTTTTACGCCAAACGATTAAAGAAGCTATTTCTCCTCCTGGCGTTACTACCTATGGAGAAGAAGAAACTCGACGGTTATTTGAAAGCGGAAATACGCTTTTTTTAAGAAATTGGCCCTACGTTTATGCCCTAGCATCTAATTCTTCCATTGCTGGAAATTATGCCCTGCAACCGATGGTGCATCTCCCTGGAAAACAAAGCGGAGCTTGTTTAGGAGGGTGGGGATTTGGGATTTCCAAAAGTTCAAAACATCAACAAGAAGCTTGGCAAGTTATTGAATATTTTAATCAACCAGCTATTCAACGCCAATACTTTTTAGAAACGGGTTATGTTCCCTCGCGGAAATCCCTATTTACCGATGATATTTTAGTTAACCAATATAACTATCTACCCGCTTTATTACAGGGGGCTGAAAACGCTGTTTTACGTCCTCCCATTCCTCAATATGCTCAAGCCTCTGATATTTTACAACGGTATCTGAGTGCAGCATTAACAGGAAGCAAAACTCCAGAACAAGCGATGAAAGCCGCCGCCGATGAAACTCGAACTTTATTAAACATTAACTTGTAA
- a CDS encoding response regulator transcription factor translates to MDILIVEDEPEIARLIQHTLEAEGFSCQISNNGLAALQKFQELQPDLIILDLMIPGLDGLEVCARIRQKPGQKDPYILMLTAKGEELDRIIGLSTGADDYFVKPFSPRELVARVRALLRRSFRQGGQQNQTYQTPHFLVDLDQRIASRQLESGDTEPLDLTTLEFNLLSTFISYPGRVWTRTQLIDKLWGDDFFGDERVVDTHVARLRKKIEPDPSHPSFIKTVTGVGYKFEDADSDQILLK, encoded by the coding sequence ATGGATATTTTAATTGTTGAGGATGAACCCGAAATTGCTCGTTTAATTCAGCACACCTTAGAAGCGGAAGGATTTTCTTGTCAGATTTCTAATAATGGGTTAGCAGCGTTACAAAAATTTCAAGAACTACAACCCGATTTAATTATTTTAGACTTAATGATACCGGGGTTAGATGGATTAGAAGTTTGTGCTAGAATTCGCCAAAAACCCGGACAAAAAGATCCCTATATTTTAATGTTAACCGCCAAAGGCGAAGAATTAGATCGAATTATTGGCTTATCAACAGGCGCGGATGATTATTTTGTTAAACCCTTTAGTCCTAGGGAATTAGTCGCCAGAGTTAGAGCACTATTAAGACGCAGTTTTCGCCAAGGAGGTCAACAAAATCAAACTTATCAAACCCCCCATTTTTTAGTAGATTTAGACCAAAGAATAGCCAGCCGTCAGTTAGAATCAGGTGACACAGAACCCCTAGATTTAACAACTTTAGAATTTAATTTATTATCAACTTTTATTAGTTATCCGGGTCGGGTGTGGACTCGTACCCAACTGATTGATAAACTGTGGGGAGATGACTTTTTTGGGGATGAACGAGTTGTGGATACCCATGTGGCCAGACTGCGGAAAAAAATTGAACCTGATCCTTCCCATCCTAGCTTTATCAAAACGGTGACGGGGGTAGGATATAAATTTGAAGACGCCGACTCAGACCAAATTTTGCTAAAATAG
- a CDS encoding carbohydrate ABC transporter permease, with amino-acid sequence MNSNSLEKQEKITGWLLILPALLMITLVFIYPILRSFWLSLFTQNLGTQLQPIFSGLSNYQRLLGDGRFWQTLWNTSVFTSISIILELIFGLLIALILNQSFKGRGFVRTTALIPWALPTAVMGLAWAWIFNDQYGVVNDILQRLNIINSPMTWLGEPNRAMFAMIVADVWKTTPFMAIILLAGLQSISQDLYEAHAIDGANSIQSFYQITIPLITPQIIIALLFRFAQAFGIFDLVQVMTGGGPAGATETVSIYIYATIRRYLDFGYGAALVGVTFLLLIVAVCIAGFFLSKLDVNVIGDQ; translated from the coding sequence ATGAATTCTAATTCTTTAGAAAAACAGGAAAAAATAACCGGATGGTTGTTAATTTTGCCCGCCTTGTTAATGATTACTTTGGTATTTATCTACCCGATTTTAAGGTCATTTTGGTTAAGTCTATTCACGCAAAATTTAGGAACTCAATTACAACCCATTTTTTCAGGATTGAGTAATTATCAACGACTCTTAGGAGATGGTCGATTTTGGCAAACCCTATGGAATACTAGCGTTTTTACCAGTATTTCTATTATCTTAGAATTGATTTTCGGTTTATTGATTGCTTTAATTTTGAATCAAAGCTTTAAAGGTCGAGGATTTGTGAGAACAACCGCATTAATTCCTTGGGCGTTACCAACGGCCGTTATGGGGTTAGCTTGGGCGTGGATTTTTAATGACCAATATGGTGTAGTCAATGATATTTTGCAACGCCTCAATATTATTAATAGTCCCATGACTTGGTTAGGAGAACCGAATCGGGCAATGTTCGCCATGATTGTTGCTGATGTTTGGAAAACGACCCCATTTATGGCTATTATTTTATTAGCCGGATTGCAATCGATTTCTCAGGATTTATATGAAGCTCATGCTATTGATGGGGCGAATTCAATCCAAAGCTTTTATCAAATCACTATCCCTTTAATTACCCCGCAAATTATTATTGCTTTACTGTTTAGATTTGCTCAAGCTTTTGGGATTTTTGATTTAGTCCAGGTGATGACCGGAGGCGGCCCAGCAGGAGCAACAGAAACCGTTTCAATTTATATTTATGCCACGATTAGACGGTATCTGGATTTTGGTTATGGAGCCGCGTTAGTGGGGGTAACATTTTTATTATTGATCGTTGCGGTTTGTATCGCGGGTTTTTTCCTATCTAAACTTGATGTTAACGTGATTGGAGATCAATAA